In Actinomycetota bacterium, a genomic segment contains:
- a CDS encoding DUF1876 domain-containing protein: MRRSFHVNLHVEEDGTETTVHARLDLQGDRFESYGKARRNPGDPLIPLVGEELAIARALGSLAAQVMEVAQDRITEYLA, translated from the coding sequence ATGAGAAGAAGTTTTCACGTGAACCTCCACGTCGAGGAAGATGGGACCGAAACCACTGTGCACGCGCGCCTGGATCTCCAAGGAGATCGCTTCGAGTCCTACGGCAAGGCCCGACGCAACCCCGGCGACCCCCTGATACCTCTCGTGGGCGAAGAACTGGCCATCGCGCGAGCGCTCGGATCGCTCGCCGCTCAGGTCATGGAAGTGGCTCAGGACCGCATCACAGAGTATCTCGCGTAG
- the hflB gene encoding ATP-dependent zinc metalloprotease FtsH — protein sequence MWWFILIGLLIWNVFSILGSAPKKAPLPYTEFLRQVRADNVDQVQIKGDAIIGKLVRPISLAAVEAASGVTTTTAASGKSTTTTTKVVEFTEFKTTFPQSVGDPRLLPLLDEHGVIVNVEPATTTWTALLINVLPLALLVGVLWWMGKQTMQRQSGMLGFGKSKAREYTTERPDVSFADVAGAEEAKAELEQVIGFLKDPEKFHRIGAHLPRGFLLVGPPGTGKTLLAKAVAGEASVPFLNISASEFVEMFVGVGASRVRDLFQKAKDIAPAIIFIDELDAVARRRGAGLGTVNDEREQTLNQLLTEMDGFDERQSVIVLAATNRPDVLDPALLRPGRFDRQIVVPLPNLEGRQGILEIHTKKLQLSPDVDLAKLARRTIGLSGADLANIANEAALIAAEAGAKTVGEKDFDAAVDKVTLGAERHMPMSEHDRKLVAYHESGHTLVAWYSKLADPVDKVTIVPHGLALGVTEQLPAEERVNYTKGYLLTKVAVMLGGRTSEELIFEDFTTGAESDIVEATKLARRMVTKWGMGSFGPLSLDGDEDQPFLGYELAQGRNVSEETQAQIDRDIRGIIEKQHKAARSVLERHREVLDRLVGALIDHETVEDGELREILGPPASETMTSQG from the coding sequence TTGTGGTGGTTCATTCTCATTGGATTGCTCATTTGGAACGTGTTCTCGATTCTGGGTTCGGCCCCCAAGAAGGCGCCCCTCCCTTACACGGAGTTCCTTCGTCAGGTACGTGCCGACAACGTCGATCAGGTTCAGATCAAAGGCGATGCGATCATCGGCAAGCTGGTCCGTCCGATCAGTCTCGCCGCGGTGGAGGCGGCATCGGGTGTCACGACAACCACGGCCGCCAGTGGCAAGTCGACGACAACCACGACCAAAGTGGTCGAGTTCACCGAGTTCAAGACCACGTTTCCACAGAGCGTCGGCGACCCCAGACTGTTACCGCTCCTGGACGAGCATGGGGTCATCGTCAATGTTGAGCCGGCGACCACGACCTGGACGGCGCTCCTGATCAACGTTCTCCCGCTGGCCCTCTTGGTCGGCGTCCTGTGGTGGATGGGCAAGCAGACCATGCAGAGACAGTCCGGAATGCTTGGTTTCGGGAAGAGCAAGGCACGTGAATACACCACGGAACGACCGGACGTGTCTTTTGCCGATGTTGCCGGGGCAGAGGAAGCGAAAGCCGAGCTGGAGCAGGTGATCGGGTTCCTCAAGGATCCGGAGAAGTTCCATCGGATCGGAGCGCACCTCCCGCGCGGTTTCCTGCTCGTCGGACCCCCGGGAACAGGCAAGACACTGCTGGCAAAGGCCGTGGCCGGGGAAGCCTCGGTGCCATTCCTGAATATCAGCGCGTCCGAATTCGTCGAGATGTTCGTAGGCGTGGGTGCCAGTCGGGTGCGTGACCTCTTCCAAAAGGCAAAGGATATTGCACCGGCGATCATCTTCATCGACGAATTGGATGCCGTGGCACGCCGCCGAGGTGCGGGGTTGGGGACCGTGAACGATGAACGCGAACAGACCCTCAACCAACTTCTCACAGAGATGGACGGATTCGACGAACGGCAGAGCGTAATCGTGCTTGCTGCCACCAACCGGCCCGATGTGCTGGATCCCGCACTCTTGCGGCCGGGCAGGTTCGATCGGCAGATCGTCGTTCCCTTACCGAATCTGGAAGGCCGCCAAGGTATCTTGGAGATTCACACCAAGAAGCTTCAACTGTCTCCGGACGTAGATCTGGCCAAGCTGGCCCGGCGGACCATCGGCTTGAGCGGTGCGGACCTCGCCAATATCGCGAATGAGGCGGCATTGATTGCGGCCGAGGCCGGGGCGAAGACGGTGGGGGAGAAGGATTTCGATGCGGCGGTCGACAAGGTCACGCTCGGCGCGGAACGGCATATGCCGATGAGCGAGCACGACAGGAAACTGGTGGCCTATCACGAGTCCGGTCACACGCTCGTCGCCTGGTACTCGAAGCTGGCAGATCCGGTGGACAAAGTGACGATCGTTCCGCACGGATTGGCGCTCGGCGTGACGGAACAGCTTCCCGCCGAGGAGCGTGTCAACTACACCAAGGGGTACCTTTTGACGAAAGTGGCCGTCATGCTCGGAGGTCGCACGTCCGAAGAGCTGATATTCGAGGATTTCACGACCGGGGCCGAGTCCGACATCGTCGAGGCCACGAAGCTGGCACGCAGGATGGTGACGAAGTGGGGTATGGGAAGCTTCGGTCCACTCTCGCTCGATGGTGACGAGGATCAGCCGTTCCTCGGCTACGAGTTGGCCCAGGGCCGCAACGTGAGCGAGGAGACGCAGGCGCAGATCGACAGGGATATTCGGGGGATCATCGAAAAGCAGCACAAGGCCGCCCGTTCGGTGCTCGAACGGCATCGGGAGGTTCTCGATCGTCTCGTCGGTGCCCTCATCGACCATGAGACCGTTGAAGATGGGGAGCTTCGGGAGATCCTTGGGCCACCCGCGTCCGAGACCATGACGTCCCAAGGATGA